The genomic region TCGTCAGCCTCATTCTCATCAACGTCTATGTGGCGCTCCTGCGCCGCCAGGGGGCACAATGAAACAACCTCTTGCCCTCCGCGTCGTCCTGCACGCTCTGGCCATCCTCGTCGCCGTCATCATCCTGGCGCCGATCCTCTGGCTTCTCCTCGTCAGCGTCAGCACGACGACGCATCTGACGACCCTCCCCTTCGAGTGGATTCCCGAGAAGCTGAATTTCGACAATTACGCCAAGCTCACGACGCTCGAGCCCAACAGCCGCGGCGAGATGTTCCTCTACGCCATGCGCAACACGGCCCTCGTCGCCTTCGGCGCGACTGCGATCGCACTTTGCGCGGCCATTCCCGCCGCCTGGTCCTTCTCCCGCTCCAAGGGCGGACAGAGCAACCTTCTCTATGTCGTCGTCGCGACCTACATGCTGCCGCCGGTTGCGCTCATCGTGCCGCTTTTCGCCTTCTTGAATGGGCTCGGCCTTTTGAACACCAAGACCGGGCTGATGCTGGTCGACTGTTCCATCGTCCTGCCCTTCACCACCTGGCTCCTGAAGAGCAATTTCGACAACATCTCACACGAGATCGAAGAGGCTGCCTTCGTCGACGGCGCCAGCATGCTGACGGTCCTGCGCAGCGTCACGCTGCCGATGGCAAAACCGGCGCTCGCGACCGTCGTGCTCTTCTCGATCCTCCTCGTCTGGGACGAGTTCTTCTACGCCTTCATCCTGACCAATGACGACCGCAGCCAGACGCTTACCGTGGCGATCGCCAATCTCGCCAGCGGCCGCGTCTCCGATTACGGCCTGCTCGCAACGGCGGGCATTCTGACGGCCCTGCCGCCGCTCATCATCGGCATTCTCTTGCAACGCGCGCTCGTTTCCGGCCTGGCACAGGGCGGCGTGAAGGGCTGAGGCCGGCGATTTTCGGGGACGCATTTCTCCTTTGCGTCCCCTTCTCTCCCGCAAGTCCGGAAATCGGGCCTTGCGTTCGCCCGGCGCCGCGCCACAGTGAGGGTAAGAACGGAGACAGCGACATGGGCGACTTCAGCATCGGGACAAAAGACCTCCTTCTCGTCATCGACGTCCAGAACGATTTCTGCCCGGGGGGCGCACTTGCCGTACCCAACGGCGACGCGGTCGTGCCGGTCATCAACGCTCTGATGCCGCGTTTTCAGCATGTCGTGCTGACCCAGGACTGGCACCCGGCCGGGCACCAGTCTTTCGCCAGCGCGCATCCCGGCAGCGACCCGTTCCAGACGTTTGCTGCCGAATATGGCGAACAGGTTCTGTGGCCTGAGCATTGCGTACAGGGAAGCGCCGGCGCGGCGTTCCACCCCAAGCTCGATACGGTGCCGGCCGAGCTCATTCTGCGCAAAGGCTTTCGCCCCGGCATCGATTCCTATTCCGCCTTCTATGAGAACGACCGGACGACGGAGACGGGCCTTGCCGGTTATCTGCGCGAGCGCGGCTTTGCCCGCCTGTTTCTCACAGGTCTCGCAACCGATTTCTGTGTCGCCTGGTCGGCACTCGATGCGCGCAAGGAAGGCTTCGAAGTCGTGCTCGTGGAAGATGCCTGCCGGGCAATTGATCTCGATGGTTCTCTGGACAAGGCGCGCGCCGAGATGGCTTCGGCCGGTGTGAGCTTCGTCACCTCACAGGCGATTTAGCCCCGGCGCCGCGGCGGGCCTGTCGTTACCGTTCAGTCTTCGTCCTCCAGGAAGTCGGAGGATCGCACTGGCCGGTCGACCACCTCCCGCAGGGCGAAGGACGAGTTCAGGCGCGCGACATGCGGGAAAGCCGACAGCACCGTCTTGTGGAGGCGCTCGAAATCCTGGAGATCGCGCGCCGCAACGCGCAGAAGATAATCGTATTCCCCCGACATTAGAAAACAGAACAGCACGTTCGGGCAGCGCCGCGCCGCCGCCTCGAACTCCGACAGATGCCGTTCGCTCTGGCCGGAAAGCGCGATGTTGACGAGAACCGTGACGGGCCGCCCGAGATGTCGGTGAGACAGGCGGGCGTGGTAGCCCTTAATGGCGCCTTCTTTCTCCAGACGATCGAGACGCCGCGAGCATGCCGAGGGTGACAGGCCGACGCGCTCCGCCAGCGCCGTGTTGGAGAGCCGCCCCTCTCGCTCCAGCGCCCGCATGATGGCAAGATCAAAATGATCAACCTCGTACATGTGTGGATGATTGCGCGGATTAGGGCTCTGCCGCAAGATGTTTGCTTGGCGGACTGTCTCCCCGGCTCTTTCTGCAAAGACATTGCGCATCTGCTGCGCTTTCTTTTCCTTCCCACCAAGAGGAGAGAACAATGCGTGTTGGATGTCCCAAGGAAATCAAGAACCACGAATATCGCGTCGGCCTG from Rhodopseudomonas julia harbors:
- a CDS encoding carbohydrate ABC transporter permease yields the protein MKQPLALRVVLHALAILVAVIILAPILWLLLVSVSTTTHLTTLPFEWIPEKLNFDNYAKLTTLEPNSRGEMFLYAMRNTALVAFGATAIALCAAIPAAWSFSRSKGGQSNLLYVVVATYMLPPVALIVPLFAFLNGLGLLNTKTGLMLVDCSIVLPFTTWLLKSNFDNISHEIEEAAFVDGASMLTVLRSVTLPMAKPALATVVLFSILLVWDEFFYAFILTNDDRSQTLTVAIANLASGRVSDYGLLATAGILTALPPLIIGILLQRALVSGLAQGGVKG
- the pncA gene encoding bifunctional nicotinamidase/pyrazinamidase, yielding MGDFSIGTKDLLLVIDVQNDFCPGGALAVPNGDAVVPVINALMPRFQHVVLTQDWHPAGHQSFASAHPGSDPFQTFAAEYGEQVLWPEHCVQGSAGAAFHPKLDTVPAELILRKGFRPGIDSYSAFYENDRTTETGLAGYLRERGFARLFLTGLATDFCVAWSALDARKEGFEVVLVEDACRAIDLDGSLDKARAEMASAGVSFVTSQAI
- a CDS encoding Lrp/AsnC family transcriptional regulator, producing the protein MYEVDHFDLAIMRALEREGRLSNTALAERVGLSPSACSRRLDRLEKEGAIKGYHARLSHRHLGRPVTVLVNIALSGQSERHLSEFEAAARRCPNVLFCFLMSGEYDYLLRVAARDLQDFERLHKTVLSAFPHVARLNSSFALREVVDRPVRSSDFLEDED